TAACCAAGTACTACCCATCCATGACCAGTTAATGATCCCAAAGGCAGTAACTCACTCTCAGTCAGTTTGAGATACCGTTTTTGTTACAGTATCTCCATATAATGCACAACATTTTTGATAATAGTATGGTTTgcctgaataagagcaagcaaTGATATCTGCATCTTAAGTTTTGAAGTATACTTCAGAAATTTAGATAACTTAGTCAAGAGAACCCATTGTGGTAGCTTTCTGATAACCTCCATTTATAAGAATCAAACAAGCCTATGTAAATATCAAGCAGCTGCCATGGTTCCACCTCTCTCCTTTGGTTTCAGATGCTTCCTAAGTAATTTACAGATGTTCCCTTTTGGGTGTAACTGCTAGTGGCAACTCTAGAGCTTTGAAGTAACATATGATCAGAGACGGAAGTAGTCCAAAATGGGATATAAGGGGTTTTCCAAAAAGCATTAATTTGATTACATCCGAGGACTCACCCCCTCATAAGAATTCAAGACTTATGTATAAGAATCAAACAAGcctatataaaatatcattagaaACACTAGAAACTAGATTTCATCTTTTAGTAGCTTTTCAGCTTCCTCCAAACCCAGCTgcaaaatgttttctttttgattacCTGCCTTTCTTGGCCATTTTAGGATTCTTGCACATCCTAATACTAAGAGGCGTGACTTCCACAAGTTCATCCTCTTCAATGTATTCAATGCAGTCGTCCAGACTATAAGTCAAAGGAGTGTCAAGAACCACTATAATTgacccccccaaaaaaaaagatttgtcagcaatatacatttaaaacttGCACAAAAGCTTAAGGTTTATATGAACTACCTGTTACATCTTTGTTGGAGCGTATGTTTGTCGCTGCTTTCTTCTTGCAGATGTTAAGTCCCAAGTCGCCAGGCCTCTGGTGGATCCCAACAATCTGACCTTTGTATACATCCACACCCGCACCTACAAACATTTGCCCTCTCTCTTGAGCACTTGCCAGAGCATACGATGTTGACGTTCCGTCTTCAAACGCAACCTGAAACTCCCACTTCCCTTTTCAGAAACAACATAAATGCCGAAAAACTTATCTCAACTCCCTAAACTTACCAGCGAACCAAGATCACGGGTGCTGATATCACCGGCCCAAGGTCCATAACTGTCGAATACGGTGTTGAGGATAGCTGTCCCACGAGAAGCTGTCAAAATTGCATTCCTCAGTCCAAGAAGTCCTCGTGTTGGGATTTTGTACCGCAGAAAGACTGTTCCTTCCGACCTGTCATGTCAAGATTCACACACATATAGTCAGATTGATCTTAATAGCTGCAAACTGTAGATTTACCAAACAGCTTATCAAGAGGCAGTCTTAAAGGGATGGCAAGAGAAAGGATACATACCCAACACCCTGCATATCGAACATCTGTCCACGCCTTTTGCCAAGAAGTTCAACAACAGGCCCCATGTGATTCTCTGATACTTCAACAGTTGCTACCTCATACGGCTCGAGCAATTTATCGTTAACCCTTTTGTTGATAACTTTTGGGGGTCCAACCATAAACTCATATCCCTCTCTTCGCCTGGAACATGTTAACGTTCAGCTACTTTCAATGAAAAGAATGACGTGTTCAGTGAAAGTACTTACATGTTTTCTATCAGGATGGTAATGTGTAATGTGCCGCGCCCACTAATGATGAATGTGTCTGCTGTCTCACCATCTTCCACTTTCATGGCTAGATTTCTTTCGAGTTCACGGTTTAGACGATCTCGCAAGTTCCTGCTCGTTACATACTTGCCCTACAGAAAAGGAAATATAATTCAAATCAAATGTTGCACTAATCCAAGTTACAACCTCCCTCTTAAAATACTAATGACAGACACATCAGCCATGATTACACATACCTCACGACCAGAGAAAGGAGAGGTGTTGACAGAGAATGACATTTTCACAGTTGGCTCTTCTACTTTGATTGTAGGCAGAGGCTTCCCATGTGCTTTATCAGCAATAGTCTCCCCAATCTGCAAAATGTACAAAGAAACCAAGACGTTACAACTCAATtggcaataaaaaaaaaagaaaaatgacaaGTGACACAAGCAACTATCCAACACTCTCGCATTTGGCATCAAATGATCCATGCATATGCGTGTGTACCTGAATGTCATCTATGCCACAAACAGCGCAAATATCTCCAGCTTCCACTGTATCAGCAGGTACTCTGTAGAATTTCTCATAAACAAAGAGCTCACTCACTCTTGCAAATCTACACGAATCTTCAGAAGTGCACACCTGTAAAGGTATATACCCAATAAGTTTACAACTAATCATTGAGCACACTGCACACATCAATGATGTCCGATAACAAAGGAATCAGCTGAAGATTTATCAAAGTGTTACCCTGACATCCATTCCTTTGCGTAGTGCCCCTGCGTGTAACCGCCCAATAGCTATACGTCCTTTATGCTCATCATACTCAATATTTGTGGcctgaagaaaaaaataacattagTTTCATACAAGTGAATATCTACACAATTCCAACTAGACTGCCTGATTCATTCAacacataaaacataaaacatgaaACGGTAGAAAAATTCACAATGACTCACAAGCATCTGAAGAGCACCATCT
Above is a window of Brassica napus cultivar Da-Ae chromosome A10, Da-Ae, whole genome shotgun sequence DNA encoding:
- the LOC125579044 gene encoding putative elongation factor TypA-like SVR3, chloroplastic; its protein translation is MELSLSTSPASPAVLRRQPSPLLHNQQVLGVSFASALKPGGALRFGSRRRPLHRPITCSASPSTAEPSSEVKKKTLVRRNDVRNIAIVAHVDHGKTTLVDSMLRQAKVFRDNQVMQERIMDSNDLERERGITILSKNTSITYKNTKVNIIDTPGHSDFGGEVERVLNMVDGVLLVVDSVEGPMPQTRFVLKKALEFGHAVVVVVNKIDRPSARPEFVVNSTFELFIELNATDEQCDFQAIYASGIKGKAGLNPDDLAEDLGPLFEAIIRCVPGPNIEKDGALQMLATNIEYDEHKGRIAIGRLHAGALRKGMDVRVCTSEDSCRFARVSELFVYEKFYRVPADTVEAGDICAVCGIDDIQIGETIADKAHGKPLPTIKVEEPTVKMSFSVNTSPFSGREGKYVTSRNLRDRLNRELERNLAMKVEDGETADTFIISGRGTLHITILIENMRREGYEFMVGPPKVINKRVNDKLLEPYEVATVEVSENHMGPVVELLGKRRGQMFDMQGVGSEGTVFLRYKIPTRGLLGLRNAILTASRGTAILNTVFDSYGPWAGDISTRDLGSLVAFEDGTSTSYALASAQERGQMFVGAGVDVYKGQIVGIHQRPGDLGLNICKKKAATNIRSNKDVTVVLDTPLTYSLDDCIEYIEEDELVEVTPLSIRMCKNPKMAKKGR